One window of Brevibacillus choshinensis genomic DNA carries:
- a CDS encoding leucine-rich repeat domain-containing protein translates to MRFNFDGRGLTDTPEEVFATDSLIELSIFNNQIKEIPEEVFAHPELEVLNYAGNELEEIPKGIQNLQNLKMLDLGHNKIKELPAELGMLQNLDAFLYLSDNHFKTIPNELCQLHKLRYLNITDNQLTELPANIDGWKSLVELRLYNNLLEALPDALTAIASLRELHLYGNQLKRLPVSLGELTDLRVLDVSDNRITGLPDSIGNLKKLRRLNLRTNRLQSVPEEIGGMANLIELDLRDNDIPEIPHSVLKLEYLEKLDLRWNKNLRVTDCLIELEKRGCLVYL, encoded by the coding sequence ATGAGGTTCAATTTTGATGGACGAGGCCTGACCGATACACCGGAAGAAGTATTTGCGACCGATTCCCTGATCGAGTTGAGTATTTTTAACAATCAAATCAAAGAGATACCGGAAGAAGTCTTTGCTCATCCCGAATTGGAAGTATTGAATTATGCAGGAAACGAGCTGGAGGAGATCCCAAAGGGAATTCAAAATCTGCAAAACCTCAAGATGCTCGATTTAGGTCACAATAAGATCAAAGAGCTGCCAGCAGAGCTCGGGATGCTGCAAAATTTGGATGCCTTTCTGTACCTGAGTGACAATCATTTTAAAACGATTCCGAATGAACTATGCCAGCTTCACAAACTACGTTATTTAAACATCACAGATAATCAATTAACAGAGCTTCCCGCGAATATAGATGGATGGAAGAGCCTAGTCGAATTGCGATTGTACAACAACCTGCTCGAGGCTTTGCCTGATGCGTTAACCGCAATTGCCTCATTGCGAGAGCTTCATCTTTATGGAAATCAACTGAAGCGGCTACCGGTTTCGCTGGGGGAATTGACAGATCTGCGAGTTTTAGATGTGAGCGACAATCGAATAACAGGGCTGCCTGACTCGATTGGCAACCTCAAAAAACTAAGACGATTGAATCTGCGGACCAATCGATTGCAGAGCGTTCCTGAAGAAATCGGGGGCATGGCGAATCTCATCGAGCTGGATTTACGGGATAACGACATCCCAGAAATTCCTCATTCGGTATTGAAGCTGGAATACCTAGAGAAGCTCGACTTGAGATGGAACAAGAACCTGAGGGTAACGGACTGCTTGATTGAGTTGGAAAAGAGAGGCTGTCTGGTATATCTGTAA
- a CDS encoding tripartite tricarboxylate transporter substrate binding protein, producing MKKIVWGLIGLSFALMVGCSSQGGQAGGQAGQAEGKKYPEKEITLVVPYAPGGASDSTARIIAKNMEEKLKVPIVTVNKTGGTGGVGMSFVQSSPNDGYTFGYVPVEMTMHKALGLSELEPSKFDLLGQATMIPAAITVPADAPYNTIEEFVEYAKQNQGKIKVGNSGVGSIWHIASTAFANKANVQFTDIPFDGAAPAVTALMGNHVDAVAVSLGEVKSGVESKKLKVLAVMSAERDKNFPDIPTLKEKGFDVEVVGWGGFVLPKGTSAEFKKVLADALKEAVESEDFKKFASERGMSAVYKSPDDFTTFATQQFKFFSDFIPTLDLK from the coding sequence ATGAAAAAAATCGTATGGGGACTGATCGGGCTGTCGTTCGCACTCATGGTGGGATGTAGCTCACAGGGTGGGCAGGCTGGTGGACAAGCAGGGCAGGCAGAGGGAAAAAAGTACCCTGAGAAAGAAATCACCCTTGTCGTTCCTTACGCACCAGGGGGAGCATCCGACAGTACAGCACGCATCATCGCCAAGAACATGGAAGAAAAGCTGAAAGTACCGATCGTTACCGTGAACAAGACGGGAGGTACGGGTGGTGTGGGCATGTCTTTTGTCCAGAGCAGCCCAAACGACGGATATACGTTTGGATATGTACCCGTAGAGATGACCATGCACAAAGCACTTGGACTATCTGAATTAGAGCCTAGCAAATTCGACCTGCTTGGTCAGGCGACGATGATTCCTGCTGCCATTACGGTTCCAGCTGATGCACCGTATAACACCATTGAAGAATTCGTGGAGTACGCTAAACAAAATCAAGGAAAAATCAAGGTGGGCAATTCCGGGGTAGGATCCATTTGGCATATCGCTTCTACCGCTTTTGCGAACAAAGCCAATGTGCAATTTACCGATATTCCCTTTGACGGTGCTGCTCCGGCAGTGACAGCATTGATGGGCAACCACGTAGATGCGGTAGCAGTCAGCCTGGGAGAAGTGAAAAGCGGCGTAGAATCAAAGAAACTGAAAGTGCTGGCTGTGATGAGTGCAGAACGCGATAAAAACTTTCCGGATATCCCAACTTTGAAAGAAAAGGGATTCGATGTGGAAGTAGTTGGCTGGGGTGGATTTGTCCTGCCAAAGGGTACATCAGCCGAGTTTAAGAAAGTCTTGGCGGATGCCTTGAAGGAAGCTGTCGAGTCAGAAGATTTCAAGAAGTTCGCGAGCGAGCGCGGTATGTCTGCTGTGTATAAATCACCGGACGACTTTACTACATTTGCAACACAGCAATTTAAATTTTTCTCCGACTTTATCCCGACGCTGGATCTGAAATAA
- a CDS encoding tripartite tricarboxylate transporter permease → MEALGQLIGGFETAFTWWNLLYCLIGVTVGMLVGVLPGLGPTTGTALLIPMTFGMEPVSAIIMLSGIYYGSMYGGTITSVLINTPGEAASVITCLDGHPLAKQGRAGVALGVAGIGSFIGGTISIIGLAFIGPALAELALKFGPPEFFALMIFGLIMVIGLMGRSLIRGLIAAFLGLILSLIGMDPVSGAVRFTFGEAHLMNGLDLVTVAMGLFGLSEILYGMENLQKLDKPAKVKGLLPRKEEWRPTLNAIGRGTGLGFFVGLIPGSNSVIPAILSYTLEKRIAKDPSRFGKGAIEGVAGPETANNSYCGAALIPLFTLGIPSSPTIAIILGAFIMHGLTPGPTLFQNNPDFVWAIIASMFIGNLILLIMNLPMAGMWAKIAAVPPKLLYPLILIISIIGAYTVSNSLWDVGVMFVFGIAGYIMKKLDIPMAPIVLTFVLSKLMENSLLQSIKMLDGNVLHLFARPISGTLLVLSLIVLFFSVLAEVKKKKAGFAGDVEM, encoded by the coding sequence ATGGAAGCATTAGGACAATTGATAGGTGGATTTGAGACAGCCTTCACCTGGTGGAATCTGTTGTACTGCCTGATCGGTGTTACGGTCGGGATGCTGGTAGGGGTTCTTCCCGGACTCGGCCCAACCACAGGGACAGCTCTTTTGATCCCCATGACCTTTGGGATGGAGCCAGTATCGGCCATCATCATGCTATCGGGAATTTACTATGGCTCTATGTACGGGGGGACGATCACTTCTGTCTTGATCAATACACCAGGTGAAGCGGCGTCTGTCATTACGTGTCTGGATGGACATCCGCTGGCAAAGCAGGGAAGAGCGGGCGTCGCCTTGGGAGTGGCAGGGATCGGTTCCTTTATCGGAGGAACGATATCGATTATCGGCCTGGCCTTTATCGGTCCTGCATTGGCAGAATTGGCGCTAAAGTTTGGACCTCCTGAATTTTTTGCCCTCATGATCTTCGGTTTGATCATGGTGATTGGTCTCATGGGCAGATCCTTGATTCGTGGCTTGATCGCTGCGTTTCTCGGCTTGATTCTGTCTTTGATCGGAATGGACCCCGTCTCGGGTGCTGTTCGCTTTACGTTTGGTGAAGCACACTTGATGAATGGCCTGGATCTCGTCACGGTAGCCATGGGCTTATTTGGTCTATCGGAAATCTTGTACGGAATGGAAAATCTGCAGAAATTGGACAAGCCAGCGAAAGTAAAAGGACTCCTCCCGCGTAAGGAGGAGTGGAGACCGACGCTCAATGCCATCGGACGAGGAACGGGATTGGGATTTTTCGTCGGGCTGATTCCTGGCTCCAACTCGGTCATTCCCGCGATTCTTTCCTACACCTTGGAGAAACGAATTGCCAAGGATCCTTCCCGCTTTGGGAAAGGGGCTATTGAAGGGGTGGCAGGTCCAGAGACAGCGAACAACTCGTACTGCGGGGCTGCATTAATTCCTTTGTTCACGTTAGGAATACCTAGTTCACCTACCATCGCGATCATCCTGGGGGCTTTCATCATGCACGGACTGACCCCGGGGCCGACACTCTTTCAAAACAACCCGGATTTTGTGTGGGCGATTATCGCGAGCATGTTTATCGGCAACCTCATCCTATTAATCATGAATCTTCCGATGGCAGGGATGTGGGCCAAGATTGCAGCGGTACCTCCCAAGTTGCTTTACCCGCTCATTCTCATCATTTCCATCATCGGAGCTTATACAGTCAGCAACAGTTTGTGGGACGTTGGCGTCATGTTTGTGTTTGGGATTGCGGGCTACATCATGAAAAAGCTGGATATCCCGATGGCGCCGATCGTCTTGACCTTTGTCCTGAGCAAATTGATGGAAAACTCTTTGCTGCAGTCGATCAAAATGCTTGACGGCAACGTGCTGCATTTGTTTGCACGACCGATCTCCGGTACGCTGCTCGTGCTATCCCTGATTGTTCTCTTCTTTAGTGTCCTTGCGGAGGTGAAGAAAAAGAAAGCGGGATTTGCGGGAGATGTAGAGATGTAG
- a CDS encoding tripartite tricarboxylate transporter TctB family protein, with protein sequence MKRQNAGVWVGVIVVLFALVIFVQSFSLKYYTKFGPGPGLFPVWLSGFLLLIGIAYIWHSLKKEVITWADILPKGREMGNILSVILSVVIFMVIVNVTGFIIASTVLLFILLRREYKWYTGLGISSGVSIVLFLVFKSFFTIPLPVNMFGW encoded by the coding sequence ATGAAAAGGCAAAATGCTGGAGTCTGGGTCGGAGTCATCGTGGTTCTTTTTGCCTTGGTTATTTTTGTCCAATCATTCTCGCTGAAGTACTATACCAAATTTGGTCCGGGGCCTGGGCTGTTTCCCGTATGGCTCAGCGGGTTTCTCTTGCTGATCGGCATTGCCTACATCTGGCATTCTCTGAAAAAAGAAGTGATTACCTGGGCCGATATTTTACCGAAAGGACGGGAAATGGGGAACATCCTGTCCGTCATCCTGTCGGTTGTCATCTTCATGGTCATTGTCAATGTGACGGGTTTTATTATTGCAAGTACGGTTCTCCTCTTCATTCTTTTGCGCCGGGAGTATAAATGGTACACAGGCTTGGGCATTTCTTCTGGAGTCTCGATCGTGCTATTTCTCGTTTTTAAATCATTTTTTACGATTCCACTGCCTGTTAACATGTTCGGCTGGTAA
- a CDS encoding LacI family DNA-binding transcriptional regulator, with amino-acid sequence MKKVTIKDVAKHAGVSIGTVSKVLNDKGYVSSGIYKRVTDTIQELNYQVNANARSLKASKTNKVGVIVQDISNPYMMSIAKTIEDKIRSSHYHMLVMSHNEDPKTERELLQLILEQRVDGLVLVPTSGNADMIQKVLDHKIPVILVDRKVEGITTDYIVDDNYYGSYESIAYLHSLGHRRIGFIYGTTNSSIGKERYEGAVDALRHFGCSDDEALLVSGKFKAEDAYKATIELLFLPDPPTAIYCCNNTMTVGMLKAIQEQAWRFPEDISIISYGDLSQWELIQPPLTLMTQPLKRIGVEAAIILKNRLTMEEPFPPKQIVIKPELLVRASCARKSEG; translated from the coding sequence ATGAAAAAAGTCACGATTAAAGACGTAGCAAAACATGCCGGCGTATCGATTGGTACTGTTTCAAAAGTGTTAAATGACAAAGGATATGTTAGCAGTGGGATTTACAAAAGAGTAACCGATACGATTCAGGAGCTGAACTATCAGGTCAATGCCAATGCGCGAAGCTTGAAAGCATCCAAGACGAACAAGGTCGGGGTCATCGTTCAGGATATTTCCAATCCGTACATGATGTCGATTGCCAAGACAATCGAGGACAAGATTCGTTCCAGTCACTATCACATGCTGGTTATGAGTCACAATGAAGATCCAAAGACCGAACGCGAGCTCCTGCAGCTGATTTTGGAACAGCGGGTGGATGGGCTGGTCCTCGTTCCGACGAGCGGGAATGCAGACATGATTCAGAAAGTTCTGGATCATAAGATTCCAGTCATTCTGGTCGATCGCAAGGTAGAGGGCATTACGACGGACTACATCGTCGATGACAATTATTACGGCTCTTACGAATCCATCGCCTACCTGCATTCGTTAGGGCATAGACGAATCGGGTTCATTTATGGAACCACCAACAGCTCAATCGGAAAAGAGCGGTACGAGGGCGCTGTAGATGCACTTAGACATTTTGGATGCTCGGATGACGAGGCGCTGCTGGTCTCGGGTAAGTTTAAAGCCGAGGATGCGTACAAAGCAACGATCGAGCTGTTGTTCTTGCCTGACCCGCCGACTGCCATCTATTGCTGCAACAACACGATGACGGTCGGGATGCTAAAAGCCATTCAAGAACAAGCATGGCGCTTTCCCGAGGATATCTCGATCATTTCCTATGGGGATCTGAGTCAGTGGGAGTTGATTCAACCACCGCTAACGCTTATGACGCAGCCTCTCAAGAGAATCGGGGTAGAGGCAGCAATTATCCTCAAAAATCGTTTGACCATGGAAGAGCCGTTTCCACCCAAGCAAATCGTGATTAAGCCGGAGCTGCTGGTACGTGCATCTTGTGCCAGAAAATCGGAAGGGTAA
- a CDS encoding dihydrodipicolinate synthase family protein yields MKHLYGVTTAMVTPFGEGGQVDHDQMRNLTEFLISKGVHCLYPLGTTGEMLRLSIQERKDVAETVVKAAANRATVFIHVGSMNQEDTIALARHAHEVGADGVGVVTPVFFGATDKELEEYFVAVASSVPADFPVYLYNIPQCAANDLKSDVVQRIADSCKNVIGIKYSYPDMLRTNEYLAVNQGTFSVSHGTDRLFLAGLAMGCEGTVSGVSCVYPEPFVALYQAFLDNDLEKARKLQRIAVHYCETLKNGSNMAYFKAALRMRGVEVGRMREPQLDLTQEERTALQARLQQLAEISSEGVYQS; encoded by the coding sequence ATGAAGCATTTATACGGTGTAACAACAGCGATGGTAACCCCGTTTGGTGAGGGTGGTCAGGTCGATCACGATCAGATGAGAAACTTGACAGAGTTTTTGATTTCCAAGGGTGTTCACTGTCTCTATCCATTGGGAACAACAGGAGAAATGCTCCGTTTGTCGATTCAGGAGCGAAAAGACGTAGCGGAAACCGTCGTGAAAGCGGCAGCGAATCGAGCGACGGTCTTTATCCATGTCGGTTCCATGAATCAAGAAGACACGATTGCACTGGCAAGACACGCGCACGAAGTCGGTGCAGACGGTGTTGGGGTGGTAACACCCGTATTCTTTGGAGCAACAGACAAAGAACTGGAAGAATATTTTGTAGCAGTAGCCTCCAGTGTCCCAGCGGATTTTCCCGTCTACCTTTACAATATACCGCAGTGTGCCGCAAATGATCTGAAGAGCGATGTGGTTCAAAGAATCGCGGACTCCTGCAAAAATGTGATTGGGATTAAGTATAGCTACCCGGATATGCTGAGAACAAATGAGTATCTCGCGGTGAATCAGGGCACGTTTTCTGTATCGCATGGGACAGACCGCTTGTTTTTGGCTGGGTTGGCGATGGGCTGTGAAGGGACTGTATCCGGTGTTTCCTGCGTCTACCCGGAGCCGTTTGTAGCCCTCTATCAGGCGTTTTTAGATAACGATTTGGAAAAGGCGAGAAAGTTGCAGCGGATCGCGGTCCACTATTGTGAAACGCTAAAAAACGGGAGCAACATGGCCTATTTCAAAGCAGCTTTGCGGATGAGAGGGGTCGAGGTAGGGCGTATGCGAGAACCGCAGCTGGATCTGACTCAAGAGGAGAGAACGGCTTTGCAAGCACGTCTGCAACAACTCGCCGAAATCTCGAGCGAGGGTGTGTACCAGTCGTAG
- the dhaL gene encoding dihydroxyacetone kinase subunit DhaL — protein sequence MREALVFSDVQAILQEIGKIMDENKDFLCKLDGALGDGDIGLTMSNGLRAVNDHLRASTQNDIGKALMSSALEMGEAVASTMGTLMSSALFRAGKAIQGKTELSSSEVIVLFQAMVQGLKERGKANVGDKTILDSLVPAVEAMEAALNEGKSLGQIMLAATEAAEKGAKQTIEMQSRHGRAGRYLERSIGHQDPGATVGALFVKGFSDGVTARLNSVD from the coding sequence GTGAGAGAGGCACTCGTGTTTAGTGACGTTCAGGCGATCTTGCAAGAAATCGGTAAGATCATGGATGAAAACAAAGACTTCCTTTGCAAATTGGATGGTGCTTTAGGAGATGGCGATATTGGGCTGACGATGTCAAACGGATTGCGTGCAGTCAACGATCATCTGCGTGCGTCAACTCAAAATGATATCGGAAAGGCATTGATGAGCAGTGCGCTAGAGATGGGAGAAGCCGTCGCCTCTACGATGGGAACCTTGATGTCATCGGCATTGTTCCGAGCGGGCAAAGCTATTCAGGGGAAAACCGAGCTTTCGTCTTCCGAGGTCATCGTTCTTTTTCAGGCGATGGTTCAAGGATTGAAAGAACGAGGCAAAGCAAATGTCGGGGATAAGACGATTCTGGATTCCTTGGTTCCAGCAGTCGAAGCAATGGAAGCGGCTCTGAACGAGGGCAAGTCCCTGGGGCAAATCATGCTGGCAGCCACAGAAGCGGCAGAAAAGGGAGCCAAGCAAACCATCGAGATGCAATCGCGACACGGCAGAGCAGGTAGGTACTTGGAGCGCTCTATCGGCCATCAGGACCCCGGAGCGACGGTGGGAGCTCTGTTCGTCAAAGGCTTTTCAGATGGTGTCACAGCACGTTTGAATAGCGTGGATTAG
- a CDS encoding dihydroxyacetone kinase subunit DhaK — translation MSQVVNRMKKFLNDPENVVDEMLEGLLLAHSDQLKSVRSDNRALMRADGPVIGKVAIATGGGSGHLPLFLGYVGPGMLDGVAIGNIFASPSARQMLDVTRAIHSDAGVLYIYGNYGGDVMNFDMAAELAEMEDIRVETVVATDDVASMPKGNEAGRRGVAGMFYLYKLAGAKAEQMATLDEVKRVAEKANANVRTMGVALTPCILPAVGHPTFTIGDGEMEIGMGIHGEPGIHRGTIEKAEEVAKTLVSTILQDMPIEAGHDVSVLINGLGATPLEELYVVYRSVHQLLAEQGICIYRPYIGEFATSMEMAGLSVSILKLDDELRSLLDAPFQTPFQMQK, via the coding sequence ATGAGCCAAGTGGTGAATCGCATGAAAAAATTCCTGAATGATCCCGAGAACGTAGTAGATGAAATGTTAGAAGGATTGCTTCTCGCTCACTCGGACCAGCTGAAGAGTGTGCGCAGTGACAATCGTGCACTGATGAGAGCAGATGGCCCTGTTATAGGTAAGGTTGCGATCGCGACAGGTGGAGGATCAGGACATTTACCGCTGTTCCTCGGTTATGTGGGACCCGGTATGCTGGACGGCGTAGCAATCGGAAACATCTTTGCCTCTCCGAGTGCAAGGCAGATGCTGGACGTAACCCGCGCGATTCATAGTGATGCAGGCGTTTTATACATATATGGCAATTACGGCGGCGACGTCATGAACTTTGATATGGCGGCAGAACTCGCGGAGATGGAAGACATTCGCGTAGAGACGGTCGTGGCTACTGATGATGTAGCTTCCATGCCAAAAGGAAACGAGGCTGGACGACGCGGTGTTGCAGGGATGTTCTACTTGTACAAGCTGGCTGGTGCAAAAGCAGAACAGATGGCTACTCTCGACGAAGTTAAGCGGGTCGCAGAAAAGGCGAATGCCAATGTACGTACGATGGGTGTGGCCTTGACTCCGTGTATTCTTCCAGCGGTTGGGCATCCGACGTTTACGATCGGAGACGGAGAGATGGAAATCGGAATGGGCATCCACGGGGAACCTGGCATTCATCGAGGAACGATTGAGAAAGCCGAAGAAGTGGCCAAGACCTTGGTATCCACGATCCTGCAAGACATGCCGATTGAAGCGGGCCATGACGTCTCGGTTCTGATTAACGGCTTGGGGGCGACTCCATTGGAAGAGCTGTATGTCGTCTATCGTTCGGTGCACCAGCTTCTGGCAGAGCAGGGGATTTGCATCTATAGACCTTATATTGGAGAATTTGCGACCTCTATGGAAATGGCTGGGTTGTCTGTCTCCATTTTAAAGCTGGATGATGAGCTGCGTTCATTGCTCGATGCCCCCTTCCAAACGCCGTTCCAGATGCAGAAATAA